The Bicyclus anynana chromosome Z, ilBicAnyn1.1, whole genome shotgun sequence genome window below encodes:
- the LOC112047822 gene encoding histone-lysine N-methyltransferase Su(var)3-9 (The sequence of the model RefSeq protein was modified relative to this genomic sequence to represent the inferred CDS: added 48 bases not found in genome assembly) → MSVELSKNMHQDLIKPEVLSGQATINIGTIGHVANGESTLVKTISGVQTHRSKNEMDRYITIKLEPLKDSVLGAYNQRADEKAESIFLEAIKESKKSTLLSSSPTTLETPPNEKKRRQEPGEYVVEKIVDFKFQLGREMFCIKWKGFHDSQNTWEPIDNLDNCPDIINEFIRNEELKHFEKIEELKKEISYDNLLTEKNLVSRIAEVAEVDLPNLKTSLYIKLLSMIQLTESELHASDLLQSARNLLQLYVTTRKRCRQLMELKKWEEDINLADIYKKLSVENEFDLTGPPQNFTYINESIAGAGVTIPKDPPIGCKCRTCNCRSKSCCGMQAERFGYTGLNRIRVTSGMPVYECNKACKCSSACNNRVVQRGREVKLTIYRTQNDCGWGVRAEQDIKQGQFICQYVGEVITMEESERRGQEYDASGLTYLFDLDFNSCDSIYTIDAFNFGNVAHFINHSCDPNTGVWAVWADCLDPNLPMLALFAKRDIQAGEQICFDYLQKNTNNDEVRESSLSSQGTSRPICKCGAAACRKYLFY, encoded by the exons GAAGTGTTATCTGGACAGGCAACTATAAACATTGGGACCATTGGTCATGTAGCTAATGGAGAGTCTACActtgtaaaaactatttcaggAGTGCAGACTCATAGATCTAAGAATGAGATGGATCGCTATATTACCATTAAATTGG AGCCCCTAAAGGACTCAGTCCTAGGAGCATACAACCAAAGAGCAGACGAAAAAGCTGAAAGTATATTCTTAGAAGCAATTAAAGAGTCCAAAAAAAGCACTTTGCTTTCTTCTTCGCCTACCACTCTAGAGACGCCaccaaacgaaaaaaaaagaagacaaGAACCAGGAGAGTATGTTGTAGAGAAAATTGTAGATTTTAAATTCCAGCTTGGTAGAGAAATGTTTTGTATCAAATGGAAAGGCTTTCATGATAGTCAAAATACGTGGGAACCAATTGACAATCTTGATAACTGCCCTGATATAATAAATGAGTTTATAAGAAATGAGGAGCTCAAGCACTTTGAGAAAATAGAGGAACTCAAGAAAGAAATTTCATACGATAATTTGCTGACTGAAAAAAATCTTGTTAGTAGAATTGCTGAGGTTGCTGAAGTTGATCTACCAAATTTGAAAACAAGCCTATACATCAAGTTGTTATCAATGATACAGTTGACAGAAAGTGAACTTCATGCATCTGATCTACTTCAGAGTGCGAGGAATTTGCTTCAATTGTATGTCACAACTAGAAAAAGATGTCGTCAACTGATGGAACTCAAAAAATGGGAAGAAGATATAAACCTAGCTGATATATACAAAAAACTGAGTGTGGAAAATGAATTTGACCTTACTGGTCCACCGCAAAATTTTACTTACATAAACGAGTCCATAGCTGGTGCTGGTGTGACCATTCCAAAAGATCCACCTATTGGGTGCAAATGTAGAACTTGCAATTGTCGATCAAAATCTTGTTGTGGTATGCAAGCAGAACGATTTGGATACACTGGGCTAAACAGAATCCGCGTAACCTCAGGAATGCCAGTATATGAGTGTAACAAAGCATGTAAATGTTCATCCGCATGCAACAATCGTGTAGTTCAGAGAGGCAGAGAAGTAAAACTCACCATATATAGAACGCAAAATGATTGTGGATGGGGTGTCAGGGCAGAGCAGGATATCAAGCAGGGACAATTCATATGCCAGTATGTAGGTGAAGTTATTACAATGGAGGAATCGGAAAGACGTGGACAAGAATATGATGCAAGTGGATTGACATATTTGTTTGATCTCGATTTTAATTCGTGCGACAGTATATACACAATTGATGCTTTCAATTTTGGAAATGTAGCACACTTTATAAACCACTCGTGTGATCCCAATACAGGAGTGTGGGCAGTATGGGCTGATTGTCTAGATCCAAATTTACCAATGCTGGCTTTATTTGCCAAAAGGGATATTCAAGCAGGGGAACAAAtatgttttgattatttacaaaaaaacacaaataacgACGAAGTTCGCGAGAGCTCTTTGAGTTCACAGGGTACTTCTCGCCCCATATGTAAATGTGGAGCAGCTGCATGTCGGAAGTATTTGTTCTATTAG